The following coding sequences lie in one Caloenas nicobarica isolate bCalNic1 chromosome 13, bCalNic1.hap1, whole genome shotgun sequence genomic window:
- the LOC135994070 gene encoding protocadherin alpha-6-like — MGVWWGPVLRALVLQAAWALGGGQVRYSVPEEAKAGTVVGRLAQDLGLETGEAEARRLRLVSQGRRASVEVSGASGALVVSSRLDREELCGKSAPCALRLEVLVERPLRVFHVELEVTDINDNAPLFPAAGKNLSIAESSLPGSRFPLEGATDADIGSNAQLSYTLSPSEHFTLDVKSSDNNRKSLFLVLAKSLDRETLPVHRLVLTASDGGRPSLTGTMELVISVLDANDNAPQFNQSVYKVQLLENAIEGTLLMRLNATDPDEGLNKEFSYSIVSSVPAGNRDLFSIDQKTGEIRLTSHLDFEAVQLHELQIEARDKGTPPLSGHCSVELEVLDVNDNAPEVWVTSLSVPVPEDAAVGTVVALLSVSDRDSGANGRVRCAVWPAAPFGLVSTFAGSYSLVLREALDRERVSEYEVEVRAEDGGSPSLRARRGVRVPVSDVNDNAPAFAQAVYTVLARENNAAGAELARLWARDPDEADNGRVRYSVWEGGVGGGASAGGGWRPASSYVSVDAESGRVWALQPLDYEEVQVLQFEVRAVDAGEPPLCGNATVQLFVVDENDNAPALLGAGGGGPGPGAAGSAASGPGSEALWAWAAWGAPAGQVVAKIRAVDADSGYNAWLRYELWEPRGKGPFRVGLYSGEVSTARALEEADGPRQRLVIVVRDHGEPARSVTATLSVSLVEGAEAALAAAGSSSSSGAGLRLGAGAEGGAAAAGAVATTNVWLVVAICAVSSLFLLAVVLYGASRWAPRAGVLSGPGPATLVCASEVGSWSYSQRQSRSLCVADGAGKSDLMVFSPNIPPPPGPAAKETQPEPPVLLDTVSGPLCLASCPFPLVAVLVRLLSLSILSCSLGRRWWEPR, encoded by the coding sequence ATGGGCGTGTGGTGGGGGCCCGTGTTGCGGGCGCTGGTTCTGCAGGCGGCCTGGGCGCTGGGCGGCGGGCAGGTGCGGTACTCGGTGCCGGAGGAAGCCAAGGCCGGGACGGTGGTGGGCCGGCTGGCGCAGGACCTGGGCCTGGAGACGGGCGAGGCGGAGGCGCGGCGGCTGCGGCTGGTGTCGCAGGGCCGGCGGGCGAGCGTGGAGGTGAGCGGGGCGAGCGGGGCGCTGGTGGTGAGCTCGCGGCTGGACCGGGAGGAGCTGTGCGGGAAGAGCGCGCCGTGCGCCCTGcgcctggaggtgctggtggagcGGCCGCTGCGCGTGTTCCACGTGGAGCTGGAGGTCACCGACATCAACGACAACGCCCCGCTCTTCCCCGCCGCCGGGAAAAACCTCAGCATCGCAGAATCGTCGCTGCCGGGGTCTCGGTTCCCTCTGGAGGGCGCGACAGATGCAGATATTGGATCTAATGCGCAGCTCTCCTACACACTCAGTCCCAGCGAGCACTTTACTCTTGATGTTAAATCTTCTGATAATAATAGGAAATCCCTGTTTCTAGTGCTCGCGAAATCTCTGGACCGTGAGACGCTGCCTGTGCACCGGTTGGTGCTGACGGCGAGTGACGGGGGCCGGCCGTCTCTAACGGGTACGATGGAGCTGGTGATCTCGGTGCTGGACGCGAACGACAACGCACCCCAGTTCAACCAGTCAGTGTATAaagtgcagctgctggagaacgCTATAGAGGGGACGCTGCTGATGCGACTGAATGCCACGGATCCGGATGAGGGTCTCAATAAAGAGTTTTCTTACAGCATCGTCAGTTCGGTTCCTGCTGGTAACAGAGATCTCTTCAGCATTGATCAGAAGACGGGCGAGATCAGACTGACGAGTCATTTAGATTTTGAAGCTGTCCAGTTACACGAGTTGCAAATCGAAGCGAGAGACAAAGGGACGCCCCCGCTGTCGGGTCACTGCAGCGtggagctggaggtgctggacGTGAACGACAACGCGCCGGAGGTGTGGGTGACGTCGCTGTCGGTGCCGGTGCCGGAGGACGCGGCGGTGGGGACGGTGGTGGCGCTGCTGAGCGTGTCGGACCGGGACTCGGGGGCGAACGGTCGGGTGCGCTGCGCGGTGTGGCCGGCGGCGCCGTTCGGGCTGGTGTCGACGTTCGCGGGGTCGTACTCGCTGGTGCTGCGGGAGGCGCTGGACCGGGAGCGGGTGTCGGAGTACGAGGTGGAGGTGCGGGCGGAGGACGGCGGGTCGCCGTCGCTGCGCGCCCGGCGCGGGGTGCGGGTGCCGGTGTCGGACGTGAACGACAACGCGCCGGCGTTCGCGCAGGCCGTGTACACGGTGCTGGCGCGGGAGAACAACGCGGCGGGCGCGGAGCTGGCGCGGCTGTGGGCGCGGGACCCGGACGAGGCGGACAACGGGCGCGTGCGGTACTCGGTGTGGGAGGGCGGCGTGGGCGGGGGCGCGTCGGCGGGCGGCGGGTGGCGTCCGGCGTCGAGCTACGTGTCGGTGGACGCGGAGAGCGGGCGCGTGTGGGCGCTGCAGCCGTTGGACTACGAGGAGGTGCAGGTGCTGCAGTTCGAGGTGCGGGCGGTGGACGCGGGGGAGCCGCCGCTGTGCGGCAACGCCACGGTGCAGCTGTTCGTGGTGGACGAGAACGACAACGCGCCGGCGCTGCtgggggccggcggcggcgggccggggcccggggcggcgggctCGGCGGCGTCGGGGCCGGGCTCGGAGGCGCTGTGGGCGTGGGCGGCGTGGGGGGCGCCGGCGGGGCAGGTGGTGGCGAAGATCCGCGCGGTGGACGCGGACTCGGGCTACAACGCGTGGCTGCGCTACGAGCTGTGGGAGCCGCGTGGGAAGGGCCCGTTCCGCGTGGGGCTGTACAGCGGCGAGGTGAGCACGGCGCGGGCGCTGGAGGAGGCGGACGGCCCGCGGCAGAGGCTGGTGATCGTGGTGCGGGACCACGGGGAGCCGGCGCGCTCGGTCACGGCCACGCTGAGCGTGTCGCTGGTGGAGGGCGCCGAGGCGGCGCTGGCGGCCGCGGGCTCGTCGTCGTCATCAGGGGCGGGGCTGCGTTTGGGGGCGGGCGCGGAAGGCGGCGCGGCCGCGGCAGGAGCGGTGGCGACGACGAACGTGTGGCTGGTGGTGGCCATCTGCGCGGTGTCGAGCCTGTTCTTGCTGGCGGTCGTGCTGTACGGGGCGTCGCGGTGGGCACCGCGGGCGGGCGTGCTGTCGGGGCCCGGGCCGGCGACGCTGGTGTGCGCCAGCGAAGTGGGGAGCTGGTCGTACTCGCAGCGCCAGAGCCGGAGCCTGTGCGTGGCGGACGGCGCGGGCAAGAGCGACCTCATGGTTTTCAGCCCAAACatcccgccgccgcccggccccgcggcgaAGGAGACGCAGCCGGAGCCGCCCGTTCTCCTAGACACGGTCAGTGGCCCTCTCTGTCTCGCCTCTTGCCCCTTCCCCCTTGTCGCCGTTCTCGTTCGTCTCCTCTCTCTGTCCattctctcctgctccctgggcAGGCGGTGGTGGGAGCCACGCTGA